One stretch of Bosea vaviloviae DNA includes these proteins:
- a CDS encoding polysaccharide deacetylase family protein, with product MRSAVTVPAPLERTALLPSLLDRFAGRLENRLIRAAPWQVMQVPTREPIVSFTFDDVPDSALRAGAAILEAEGARGTFYISGGLQGRVEPNRTLIDLAGCKELAARGHEIGCHTYAHRDLRHVDSKSLTEDLDRNARYLDAADPRQGRRNFAYPYNSGSFGKRDALARAFRTCRAGGEGINRGPTDPTFLRAVEIRQPQQSVLGLARWIDALAAQPGWLIFFTHDISPTPTPYGCTATGFRFLLGYARARGCRVLPVDAALDQMGFREQAR from the coding sequence ATGCGTAGCGCTGTCACGGTTCCTGCCCCGCTGGAACGCACCGCCCTTCTGCCGTCACTGCTCGACCGGTTCGCCGGCCGCCTGGAGAACAGGCTGATCCGGGCCGCGCCATGGCAGGTCATGCAGGTTCCGACACGAGAGCCGATCGTGTCCTTCACCTTCGACGACGTGCCCGATTCCGCCCTCCGGGCGGGCGCGGCGATCCTCGAAGCCGAGGGTGCGCGCGGCACATTCTATATTTCCGGAGGCCTGCAGGGGCGGGTCGAGCCCAATCGCACCCTGATCGACCTGGCGGGCTGCAAGGAGCTCGCGGCGCGGGGTCACGAGATCGGCTGCCATACCTATGCGCATCGGGATTTGCGGCATGTCGACAGCAAGTCCCTGACCGAAGACCTCGACCGCAATGCGCGCTATCTCGACGCGGCCGATCCGCGGCAGGGGCGGCGCAATTTCGCCTATCCCTACAACAGCGGCTCCTTCGGGAAACGGGATGCCCTGGCCCGCGCCTTCCGCACCTGCCGCGCCGGAGGCGAGGGGATCAATCGCGGCCCGACGGACCCGACCTTCCTGCGGGCGGTCGAGATCCGGCAGCCGCAGCAATCCGTGCTGGGGCTGGCCCGCTGGATCGACGCGCTGGCCGCCCAGCCGGGCTGGCTGATCTTCTTCACACACGACATCTCACCGACGCCGACCCCCTATGGCTGCACGGCCACCGGCTTCCGGTTTCTGCTCGGATATGCGCGCGCCCGCGGCTGCCGGGTGCTGCCCGTCGACGCGGCACTCGACCAGATGGGCTTCCGGGAGCAGGCGAGATGA
- a CDS encoding glycosyltransferase family 4 protein, translated as MTRPQRLLAINNYFYRRGGAESVFLDHIDMFEAAGWDVVPFAMQHPANLPSAWSDYFVSEIEYGGAGGPVTKARQAAKVIFSLEARRKIRELVRRAPPAVAHAHNVYHHISPSIFGALKAEGVPLVMTAHDLKVACPAYKMLSGGRVCERCHGGRIHNVLLHRCVKDSAVVSGLVLMETLVHRSLGLYRDTIDRLIAPSRFYRDKLVAWGWDANRIAYIPNCIDASQFTPPSDEGDYFVYAGRLAPEKGLATLVHAAALSRQRLVLAGGGPEEQALRRLAQDLGADVAFTGHLDKPELKRLIGEARALVLPSEWYENAPVSILEAYALGRPVIGTRIGGIPELVAHNQTGVLVEPGNPSMLADALVSVANLSPTARAGLGATGRDWVRREFSPELYRDRTMDLYEALG; from the coding sequence ATGACGCGCCCCCAACGGCTCCTGGCCATCAACAATTACTTCTATCGGCGCGGCGGCGCCGAGAGCGTTTTCCTCGACCATATCGACATGTTCGAGGCGGCCGGCTGGGACGTGGTGCCCTTCGCGATGCAGCATCCCGCCAACCTGCCGAGTGCCTGGTCCGACTATTTCGTCTCCGAGATCGAATATGGTGGGGCCGGCGGGCCGGTCACGAAAGCCAGGCAGGCCGCCAAGGTCATCTTTTCGCTGGAGGCTCGCCGGAAGATCCGCGAGCTGGTCAGGCGCGCACCGCCAGCGGTGGCGCACGCCCACAACGTCTACCATCACATATCGCCGTCGATCTTCGGCGCCCTCAAGGCCGAGGGCGTGCCGCTGGTCATGACGGCACACGATCTGAAGGTCGCCTGCCCGGCCTATAAGATGCTGAGCGGGGGCCGCGTCTGCGAGCGCTGCCATGGCGGTCGCATCCACAATGTCCTGCTCCATCGCTGCGTCAAGGATTCGGCCGTGGTGAGCGGGCTCGTCTTGATGGAGACCCTGGTTCACCGAAGCCTTGGCCTCTATCGCGACACGATCGATCGTCTCATCGCCCCGAGCCGCTTCTACCGCGACAAGCTGGTCGCCTGGGGATGGGACGCAAACCGGATCGCCTATATCCCGAACTGCATCGATGCGAGCCAGTTCACGCCCCCGTCCGACGAAGGCGACTACTTCGTCTATGCGGGACGGCTCGCCCCGGAGAAGGGGCTGGCGACGCTCGTGCACGCCGCCGCGCTGTCGCGTCAGCGGCTGGTCCTGGCCGGTGGTGGTCCCGAGGAGCAGGCCTTGCGCCGCCTCGCGCAGGATCTTGGCGCCGATGTGGCCTTCACCGGACATCTCGACAAGCCGGAGCTGAAGCGGCTGATCGGCGAAGCGCGCGCGCTGGTTCTCCCTTCCGAATGGTACGAGAACGCGCCCGTCAGCATCCTCGAGGCCTACGCGCTCGGGCGCCCGGTCATCGGCACGCGGATCGGAGGCATTCCGGAACTCGTCGCCCATAACCAGACCGGCGTCCTGGTCGAGCCGGGCAACCCCTCGATGCTGGCCGATGCGCTCGTCAGCGT